Part of the Terriglobales bacterium genome is shown below.
AACAGACTGAATAATTGCAATAAAAGCGATTAAACGTTTTCGTGTCATTAGATTTCCTCAACTAAATTCCTCAATCCCGCGATTCGCATTGTTGGCGTAGTGTCGCAGGAAATTCGCCTGCCGATCTCGGGTTTCTTGGTATACCAGATATAATGTTTCGGTATACTCCGTATCGTTGGATGGAATGCCGATGAAAAAGATTCAGAAAAAAAACGCCGGAGCCAAAGAGAGCAGTTCGCCCAAGCCGAATGCCATCGTGCTGGCGGCGCTCGACCTGTTTACCCGGTACGGATATCGCAAGACTTCCATCGATGACATTGCCCAGGCGGCGCAGGTGGCCAAGCGCACGGTATACCTGCACTTTGAGAACAAGGCGGCGGTCTTTCTGGCAATCCTTGACTATCTGGGTGACCAGGTGCGACAGCGCTGCGCTGCCGCCGAGCGCGCGGGCGGCACGGCAGTGGACCGGCTGACAGGGTTGCTCGATGCTTACTTTGGAGTGGGGTTCGAGCTCTTC
Proteins encoded:
- a CDS encoding TetR/AcrR family transcriptional regulator → MKKIQKKNAGAKESSSPKPNAIVLAALDLFTRYGYRKTSIDDIAQAAQVAKRTVYLHFENKAAVFLAILDYLGDQVRQRCAAAERAGGTAVDRLTGLLDAYFGVGFELFSKSEHMPELEETFSKLAQARIGDLNTEYEDRLAKFLRSLEKTGEIGGPPQGLTVEQIVHILMRAAQGAKHDAKMQGDRKTLERRLRELAMLAIAAMKK